A window of the Verminephrobacter eiseniae EF01-2 genome harbors these coding sequences:
- the lpxA gene encoding acyl-ACP--UDP-N-acetylglucosamine O-acyltransferase yields the protein MSNIHPTALVADGASLHPTVTVGPYAVIGPQAVIGPGCSVGAHCVIEGRTTLGADNRIFPFACLGAAPQDKKYAGEPTQLVIGQRNTIREFCTFNRGTVQDRGLTSIGDDNWIMAYVHIAHDCVVGNQTILANNATLAGHVQVADLAIIGGLTGVHQFVKIGAHAMAGFASRIAQDVPPFMMVDGNPLAVRGLNLEGLRRRGFPAARMAGIKQMYRLLYRQGLTLEAACQAMAELPAAHPQAAADVALMRAFLAACTRGIVR from the coding sequence GTGAGCAACATCCACCCCACTGCCCTGGTCGCGGATGGCGCCAGCCTGCACCCGACGGTCACCGTCGGGCCATATGCCGTGATCGGCCCGCAGGCAGTGATCGGCCCCGGCTGCAGCGTAGGCGCGCATTGCGTGATCGAAGGGCGCACCACACTGGGCGCAGACAACCGCATCTTCCCGTTCGCTTGCCTGGGCGCCGCCCCGCAGGACAAAAAGTACGCGGGCGAGCCTACACAGTTGGTCATCGGCCAGCGCAACACCATCCGCGAGTTCTGCACCTTCAACCGTGGCACCGTCCAGGACCGGGGGCTGACCAGCATAGGCGACGACAACTGGATCATGGCCTATGTGCATATCGCGCACGACTGCGTGGTCGGCAACCAGACCATCCTGGCAAACAACGCCACGCTGGCCGGGCATGTGCAGGTGGCAGACCTGGCCATCATCGGCGGCCTGACCGGCGTGCACCAATTCGTCAAGATCGGCGCGCATGCGATGGCCGGTTTTGCCAGCCGTATCGCGCAGGACGTGCCGCCGTTCATGATGGTCGATGGCAACCCGCTGGCAGTGCGCGGCCTGAACCTGGAAGGGCTGCGCCGGCGCGGCTTTCCGGCCGCGCGCATGGCCGGCATCAAGCAAATGTACCGCCTGCTGTACCGCCAGGGCCTGACCCTGGAGGCCGCGTGCCAGGCCATGGCCGAACTGCCAGCCGCGCACCCGCAAGCCGCCGCCGATGTGGCGCTGATGCGGGCCTTTCTCGCCGCCTGCACGCGCGGCATCGTGCGCTGA
- the lpxB gene encoding lipid-A-disaccharide synthase, producing MQAPLRIAMVAGEASGDMLAALLIGGLQADWPGIELCGIGGPEMARRGFTPWWPSERLAVHGYSMQMLRRLRELLGIRRQLRRRLLAHRPALFIGIDAPDFNLGLEADLRAAGVKTVHFVCPSIWAWRAHRVGQIRRSADHVLCIFPFEPALLAQHGIAATYVGHPLAALIALQPDRAAARAQLGLRADDEVLAILPGSRASEIEYLARPFFQAAALLRQTRPALKLLVPAVLPLRERIVQAAQAAGMGEQVQIIAGQSHTVLAACDATLIASGTATLEAALFKRPMVIAYRMHPLNWSLMRRQQLQPWVGLPNILCREFVVPELLQDAATPQALCAATQHWLDARRQHPPTITALERRFTALHHSLQRNTPQLAADALRTILAH from the coding sequence ATGCAAGCCCCCCTGCGCATCGCCATGGTGGCCGGTGAAGCATCGGGCGACATGCTCGCCGCCCTGCTGATCGGCGGCCTGCAAGCCGATTGGCCGGGCATCGAGCTTTGCGGCATAGGAGGCCCCGAAATGGCGCGCCGCGGGTTCACGCCCTGGTGGCCCAGCGAGCGGCTGGCCGTGCATGGCTACAGCATGCAAATGCTGCGCCGGCTGCGCGAACTGCTCGGCATCCGCCGGCAACTGCGCCGGCGCCTGCTCGCGCACCGCCCTGCGCTGTTCATCGGCATCGACGCCCCCGATTTCAACCTCGGCCTGGAAGCCGATTTGCGTGCCGCCGGCGTCAAGACAGTGCATTTCGTGTGCCCGTCGATCTGGGCCTGGCGCGCCCACCGGGTCGGCCAGATCCGTCGCAGCGCCGACCATGTGCTGTGCATCTTCCCGTTCGAGCCAGCGCTACTGGCGCAGCATGGCATTGCCGCCACCTATGTCGGCCATCCGCTGGCGGCGCTGATTGCGCTGCAGCCTGACCGCGCAGCAGCCCGCGCACAGCTCGGTCTGCGCGCGGACGACGAGGTGCTGGCCATTTTGCCGGGCAGCCGGGCCTCGGAAATCGAGTACCTCGCCCGCCCCTTTTTCCAGGCCGCAGCGCTGCTGCGACAAACCCGGCCCGCGCTCAAATTGCTGGTGCCCGCCGTGCTACCCCTGCGCGAGCGCATCGTGCAGGCGGCCCAGGCCGCAGGTATGGGCGAGCAGGTACAAATCATTGCCGGGCAGTCGCACACCGTGCTCGCGGCCTGCGATGCCACGCTGATCGCCAGCGGCACCGCCACACTCGAAGCCGCGCTGTTCAAACGCCCGATGGTGATCGCTTACCGCATGCACCCGTTGAACTGGTCGCTGATGCGCCGCCAGCAATTGCAGCCCTGGGTGGGCCTGCCCAACATCCTGTGCCGTGAATTCGTGGTGCCCGAACTGCTGCAAGATGCCGCCACGCCGCAGGCACTGTGCGCTGCCACGCAGCACTGGCTGGACGCGCGGCGCCAGCATCCGCCAACCATCACCGCCCTGGAACGACGCTTTACCGCGCTGCACCACAGCCTGCAGCGCAACACCCCGCAATTGGCCGCCGATGCGCTCCGGACAATCCTCGCGCACTGA
- the fabZ gene encoding 3-hydroxyacyl-ACP dehydratase FabZ: MMDIHAIVKQLPHRYPFLLVDKVIELERNTRIKAIKNVTCNEPYFMGHFPGRPVMPGVLILEALAQAAGLLAFDAMGKVPDENNLYYLVGIDGARFKRPVEPGDQLILAITIDRVRGGIWKFKGLASVGDEVACEAELMCTMRSVGEPDRS, encoded by the coding sequence ATGATGGATATCCACGCAATTGTCAAGCAACTGCCCCACCGCTACCCGTTCTTGCTGGTGGACAAGGTGATCGAGCTCGAGCGCAACACCCGCATCAAGGCGATCAAGAACGTCACCTGCAACGAGCCCTATTTCATGGGGCATTTCCCGGGCCGTCCGGTGATGCCCGGCGTGTTGATCCTGGAAGCGCTGGCCCAAGCCGCCGGCTTGCTGGCATTCGATGCCATGGGCAAGGTGCCCGACGAAAACAACCTCTACTACCTCGTCGGCATCGACGGCGCGCGTTTCAAACGCCCGGTCGAGCCGGGCGACCAGCTGATCCTGGCGATCACGATAGACCGCGTGCGCGGCGGCATCTGGAAGTTCAAAGGACTGGCCAGCGTGGGCGACGAAGTGGCCTGCGAGGCCGAACTGATGTGCACCATGCGCAGCGTCGGCGAGCCCGACAGAAGCTGA
- the rnhB gene encoding ribonuclease HII, whose protein sequence is MRSGQSSRTEPASLPWHPSGLVAGVDEAGRGPLAGPVMAAAVMLDERQPIMGLADSKKLTPARRASLFDEIRAKALCYSIAQASVQEIDALNILQATLLAMRRAVQGLRLRPALVLVDGNRLPRLDIPAQAIVKGDALQPAISAASILAKVQRDHWCVQVHAEFPQYGFAGHKGYGTAMHLAALRAHGACIHHRRSFAPVARSLPGACR, encoded by the coding sequence ATGCGCTCCGGACAATCCTCGCGCACTGAACCGGCCAGCCTGCCCTGGCATCCATCGGGCCTGGTCGCCGGCGTCGATGAGGCCGGCCGAGGCCCGCTGGCCGGGCCGGTCATGGCCGCCGCCGTCATGCTGGACGAGCGGCAACCGATCATGGGCCTGGCCGACTCGAAAAAACTCACGCCGGCCAGGCGCGCATCGCTGTTTGACGAAATCCGGGCCAAGGCGCTGTGCTACAGCATTGCCCAGGCCAGCGTGCAAGAGATCGACGCGCTCAACATCCTGCAAGCCACGCTGCTGGCGATGCGCCGCGCCGTGCAGGGCCTGCGGCTCAGGCCGGCGCTGGTGCTGGTCGATGGCAACCGCCTGCCCCGGCTCGACATACCGGCGCAAGCCATCGTCAAAGGCGACGCGCTGCAGCCCGCCATCTCGGCGGCCTCGATCCTTGCCAAGGTGCAGCGCGACCACTGGTGCGTGCAGGTGCACGCGGAGTTTCCGCAATACGGCTTTGCCGGGCACAAAGGCTATGGCACGGCCATGCACCTGGCGGCACTGCGCGCGCATGGCGCCTGCATCCACCACCGGCGCTCGTTCGCCCCGGTAGCCCGAAGCCTGCCCGGGGCTTGCCGATGA
- the cas6f gene encoding type I-F CRISPR-associated endoribonuclease Cas6/Csy4 has product MSTHYIDITLRPDPEFSPAHLLNALHAQLHLALVQLGTGDVGVSFPGFILRGEHSHLGTTLRLHGATSALQRLQALSWLRGMRDHVKTSEVAPVPTHTQHRVVRRVQAKSSPERSRRRLMRRLEIDEAQALQRIPDQEGRRLALPYLRLQSASKGQVFRLFIEHGPLLDTPSPGSFGTYGLSTQATIPWF; this is encoded by the coding sequence ATGAGCACACACTACATTGACATCACACTGCGACCGGACCCGGAGTTCAGCCCCGCGCATCTGCTCAATGCCCTGCACGCCCAACTGCACCTCGCCTTGGTGCAACTGGGCACGGGCGATGTAGGGGTGAGCTTTCCCGGCTTCATCCTCCGGGGAGAGCACTCACACCTGGGCACCACACTGCGACTGCACGGCGCTACGTCCGCGCTGCAACGCCTGCAAGCCTTGTCGTGGCTGCGCGGCATGCGCGACCATGTAAAGACCAGCGAAGTGGCACCCGTTCCCACACACACGCAGCACCGCGTAGTGCGCCGCGTGCAAGCCAAAAGCAGCCCCGAACGCTCGCGCCGACGCCTGATGCGCCGCCTTGAAATCGACGAAGCCCAGGCGCTCCAGCGAATTCCAGACCAAGAAGGACGGCGATTGGCATTGCCCTATCTGCGCTTGCAAAGCGCCAGCAAAGGGCAAGTCTTCCGCCTGTTCATCGAACACGGCCCCTTGCTGGACACGCCATCCCCGGGCAGCTTCGGCACCTACGGCCTCAGCACACAAGCCACGATCCCGTGGTTTTGA
- a CDS encoding IS630 family transposase (programmed frameshift), whose amino-acid sequence MQAYSQDLRDRVLKAIEQGDRPTDIAKRFEVSRVWVYQVKTRLEEGIRHSFQIGGHRKSCLAPVEPMLREWIKDRADLTLREMCERLAEHGITIKAPALWHQLNKWGLSLKKTLHASEQERKDVQADRVAWKESQPALDATKLVFLDETGTSTNMTRTRGRSPKGQRCIASVPHGHRKITTFIAGLRVNAVTAPMVLDGPMDGEAFLAYIQQFLCPTLHPGDIVIADNLSSHKVSGVREAIEGVGATLRYLPPYSPDLNPIEKFFSKLKALLRQAEQRTVDGLWNTIGHLLDCFTPQELSNYFSSSGYVST is encoded by the exons ATGCAAGCGTATTCGCAGGATTTGCGAGATAGGGTGCTGAAGGCGATAGAACAAGGAGATCGTCCTACCGATATTGCCAAGCGTTTTGAAGTCAGTCGAGTATGGGTGTACCAAGTCAAGACGCGTCTTGAAGAAGGTATTCGACATAGTTTCCAGATTGGCGGACATCGGAAATCTTGCCTTGCTCCAGTGGAGCCTATGTTGCGGGAATGGATTAAAGACAGAGCGGATTTGACACTGCGCGAGATGTGCGAACGGCTGGCCGAGCATGGGATAACGATCAAAGCCCCAGCCCTATGGCACCAACTGAATAAATGGGGTTTGAGC TTAAAAAAAACTCTGCACGCCAGCGAGCAAGAGCGTAAGGATGTGCAAGCGGATCGGGTTGCATGGAAGGAAAGCCAGCCAGCACTTGACGCAACAAAGCTTGTGTTCCTTGATGAGACGGGCACATCCACCAACATGACCCGCACACGAGGCCGTTCGCCGAAGGGACAGCGTTGCATAGCCAGTGTTCCACATGGTCACCGGAAAATCACCACCTTCATTGCCGGCTTGCGGGTAAACGCCGTGACCGCCCCAATGGTCTTGGATGGCCCTATGGATGGCGAAGCATTCCTGGCCTATATACAGCAATTTCTGTGTCCTACGCTGCACCCTGGTGATATCGTGATCGCTGATAATTTGTCCAGCCATAAAGTCTCTGGTGTGCGTGAGGCCATTGAGGGGGTTGGTGCAACATTGCGTTATCTTCCGCCTTACTCACCAGATTTGAACCCTATCGAAAAATTCTTTTCCAAACTGAAAGCCCTGCTCAGGCAAGCTGAACAGCGTACTGTCGATGGACTTTGGAATACCATCGGGCACCTGCTTGATTGTTTTACACCACAGGAATTGTCCAACTACTTTTCATCTTCTGGATATGTTTCTACTTAA